One genomic region from Argentina anserina chromosome 2, drPotAnse1.1, whole genome shotgun sequence encodes:
- the LOC126782653 gene encoding transcription factor bHLH139-like, translating to MEYVGAVSEGEWSSLSGMYTAEEADFMARLLENCPLSSMPGMAFPDAFWQGNEESTMHMSGNFEGSHCSLETTNSNFIASSNGNYLSDSQRMLATNNDNSSMSIDFGIGDVKTINTYLVEGNEHDQCSNQETSEGNIDESGGSRPEAVNLEKRSQSSLPKANSMKRSQSSDDVKMNKMSMKAKKSLRVTTSNIEDSNAGPNKQSSSSCCSEDDSNFCKDVSGGFSPTSSLSTKDAAAPDLNGKSRARRGSASDPQSLYARKRREKINERLRVLQNLVPNGTKVDISTMLEEAVHYVKFLQLQIKLLSSDDMWMYAPICYNGMDLGLDRKLTTPSQP from the exons ATGGAGTATGTTGGAGCTGTTTCAGAAGGAGAATGGAGTTCATTGAGTGGGATGTACACTGCTGAGGAAGCGGATTTCATGGCCAGGTTGCTAGAGAACTGTCCACTATCAAGCATGCCAGGCATGGCATTCCCAGATGCCTTTTGGCAAGGCAATGAAGAATCAACAATGCACATGTCAGGCAACTTTGAAGGTTCACATTGTTCTTTAGAAACTACAAATTCTAACTTCATCGCTTCAAGCAATGGAAACTACTTGAGCGATTCTCAACGAATGCTGGCAACAAACAACGATAATAGCTCTATGTCGATAGATTTCGGTATCGGGGATGTGAAAACCATCAATACCTACCTTGTTGAGGGAAATGAGCATGATCAGTGCTCAAACCAAGAAACAAGTGAAGGCAACATCGACGAATCTGGTGGAAGCAGGCCTGAAGCTGTCAATCTTGAGAAGAGATCTCAAAGTAGCCTCCCCAAGGCTAACTCCATGAAAAGATCTCAAAGTTCAGACGAT GTTAAAATGAACAAGATGAGCATGAAGGCAAAGAAGAGCCTGCGGGTTACAACTAGTAACATTGAAGATAGTAATGCCGGCCCCAACAAACAGAGTTCGAGTAGTTGCTGCTCAGAAGATGACTCCAATTTTTGTAAGGATGTGAGTGGAGGGTTTAGTCCAACTTCAAGCTTAAGCACAAAGGACGCTGCAGCTCCTGACTTGAATGGAAAATCAAGAGCACGAAGGGGGTCAGCCAGTGACCCACAGAGCCTCTACGCAAGG AAAcgaagagagaaaataaatgaGAGGCTGAGAGTTCTGCAGAATCTTGTGCCAAATGGAACCAAG GTTGATATTAGCACCATGCTCGAGGAAGCGGTCCACTATGTGAAGTTTTTACAACTCCAAATTAAG CTGTTAAGTTCTGATGACATGTGGATGTATGCTCCCATCTGTTACAATGGAATGGACCTTGGTCTTGATCGAAAACTCACCACGCCAAGCCAACCGTAG
- the LOC126782640 gene encoding vacuolar-sorting receptor 3-like yields MELQGSKLGLFLGFLVVFMAPLSTARFVVEKNSLRVTSPDKIKGKYDSAIGNFGLPQYGGSMAGAVIYPKENQKGCKEFSEFGLSYKSTPGALPTFLLVDRGDCFFALKVWNAQKAGASAVLVADDIEEALITMDTPEEDIQTAKYIENITIPSALIEKSFGQTLKKSISSGDMVNVNLDWRESVPHPDDRVEYELWTNSNDECGVKCDMLMEFTKEFRGAAQILEKGGYTQFTPHYITWYCPRAFTLSKQCKSQCINHGRYCAPDPEQDFSAGYEGKDVVRENLRQLCVYKVANETRKPWVWWDYVTDFQIRCPMKEKKYNKECAASVIKSLGLDIKKIEKCMGDEDADSENSVLKEEQDAQVGKGTRGDVTILPTLVVNNRQYRGKLEKGAVLRAICSGFEETTEPAVCLSTDVETNECLDNNGGCWQNKAANLTACKDTFRGRVCECPLVDGVQFKGDGYTACEASGPRRCKVNNGGCWHEARDGHAFTACTDDGGLQCKCPNGFKGDGVKTCEDIDECKEKKACQCPECSCKNTWGSYDCSCSGNLLYIRDHDTCISKTSGGSKSSAWAAVWVILIGLAMASGGAYLVYKYRLRSYMDSEIRAIMAQYMPLDSQAEVPNHVNDERA; encoded by the exons ATGGAGCTTCAGGGATCAAAGCTTGGACTTTTTCTAGGGTTTCTGGTGGTGTTTATGGCTCCTTTGTCTACTGCTAGGTTCGTGGTGGAGAAGAACAGCTTGAGGGTGACGTCACCGGACAAAATAAAGGGGAAATATGACAGTGCCATTGGCAACTTTGGGCTTCCTCAGTATGGAGGGAGCATGGCTGGTGCTGTTATATATCCCAAGGAGAATCAGAAGGGGTGTAAGGAGTTCTCGGAATTCGGGCTTTCGTATAAATCCACTCCCGGAGCTCTGCCGACGTTTTTGTTGGTCGATCGTGGAG ATTGCTTCTTTGCATTGAAGGTTTGGAATGCCCAGAAGGCTGGAGCTTCTGCAGTTCTTGTAGCTGATGATATTGAGGAGGCGTTAATAACTATGGACACACCAGAAGAAGATATTCAAACTGCCAAATACATTGAGAACATAACTATACCATCTGCACTCATTGAAAAAAGTTTTGGTCAAACGTTGAAGAAGTCCATCAGTTCTGGTGATATGGTGAATGTGAACCTTGACTGGAGGGAATCTGTTCCTCACCCAGATGATCGTGTGGAATATGAACTATGGACCAACAGTAATGATGAATGTGGGGTGAAGTGTGACATGCTGATGGAATTTACGAAGGAATTCAGGGGTGCTGCCCAGATACTGGAAAAAGGGGGTTACACTCAGTTTACACCACATTATATAACTTGGTATTGTCCTCGGGCATTCACCTTGAGCAAACAGTGCAAGTCTCAGTGTATCAATCATGGAAGATATTGCGCTCCTGACCCTGAACAAGACTTCAGTGCTGGTTATGAAGGGAAAGATGTGGTTCGTGAAAATTTAAGGCAGCTCTGTGTTTATAAAGTGGCTAATGAGACTCGAAAGCCTTGGGTATGGTGGGACTATGTGACAGATTTTCAAATCAGATGTCCAATGAAAGAGAAAAAGTACAACAAGGAATGTGCTGCTTCTGTCATTAAATCTCTCG GGCTTGATATTAAGAAGATCGAGAAGTGTATGGGAGATGAAGATGCAGACTCTGAAAATTCTGTTCTGAAAGAGGAGCAAGATGCTCAG GTtgggaagggaacacgaggtGATGTAACCATATTGCCTACTCTGGTTGTCAATAATCGACAATACCGAG GAAAGTTGGAGAAAGGCGCAGTTCTGAGGGCCATCTGTTCTGGTTTTGAAGAAACTACTGAGCCAGCTGTTTGCTTGAGTACTG ATGTCGAGACAAATGAGTGTTTGGACAATAATGGTGGTTGCTGGCAAAATAAAGCTGCCAACCTTACAGCCTGCAAG GATACTTTCCGAGGTAGGGTATGTGAGTGCCCCCTGGTTGATGGTGTGCAGTTCAAAGGTGATGGTTACACAGCCTGTGAAG CAAGTGGGCCCAGGAGGTGCAAGGTAAACAATGGAGGTTGTTGGCATGAAGCTCGAGATGGGCATGCCTTCACTGCTTGTACA GATGATGGAGGGTTGCAATGCAAGTGTCCTAATGGGTTTAAAGGTGATGGTGTGAAAACTTGTGAAG ATATCGATGAATGCAAAGAGAAGAAAGCCTGTCAATGTCCTGAATGTAGCTGTAAAAATACATGGGGTAGTTACGACTGCTCATGTAGCGGAAATCTTTTGTATATCAGAGATCATGATACCTGCATAA GCAAGACTTCTGGAGGATCAAAATCATCTGCATGGGCTGCTGTGTGGGTAATCTTAATAGGCTTGGCTATGGCTTCTGGTGGGGCATATCTTGTGTACAAATATCGATTACGG TCATACATGGATTCTGAAATTAGGGCTATAATGGCACAGTACATGCCTCTAGACAGCCAAGCTGAAGTTCCCAATCATGTGAATGATGAGAGGGCATGA
- the LOC126782432 gene encoding uncharacterized protein LOC126782432: MPSLSSGVLEKLIEEMGNDHQKSLNGDHKPVLLQIRNITPVLAEGDLWPTKGFYLKVSDATHTMYVSLPPEQDDMVLCNTLQLGKLIYVDMLEEAWPVPVLRGINPLLGRLSSVGHHEDLLSIDRFVDFKGVSDLLFVMEKRSSVEKKQQPTFRSLKASKIHPMEKLPRVCKFGNGDAEKEICEVPKRSRKVKSRCIESDSDSTISSSSLRRRSWTGPEAIDFPLVKHGIKPSARRSRSAHVSPVRSTRSGSDDNSSCNIKRTISDDLAWKLSRNSSIRNSVATKNCEQSLDPPVMVNLDVDSKYSESIIQWNSLPPILVTLGKEILTHKSVSLLAAVDALQDASIAERLLKTLSTYSELQSSEGEEHQPSINKFFDMQDYLVQTRLIAQSLTNVSPLRDDDTNPENLGSIKETLMLAVDRKKNATSWIKAAISYDLSPSFSLDNVSVKARNPSGKSNRNHVANFEKSLHDECKRWFFATFESYLDEVRSKTDLMESDSQIAETMCQIKKVGDWLDVIVSKEDSDLEIYGRIKEKIYGVLLKNVERTAVAIEQMNAIFNIGN; the protein is encoded by the exons ATGCCTAGCTTAAGTTCCGGGGTTCTTGAGAAGCTTATTGAAGAAATGGGAAATGATCATCAAAAGTCTCTGAATGGTGATCATAAACCTGTGTTGCTACAAATCAGAAACATCACACCGGTTTTAGCAGAAGGTGATCTTTGGCCCACTAAAGGGTTTTATTTGAAGGTTTCAGATGCTACACACACTATGTATGTGTCATTGCCTCCAGAGCAGGATGACATGGTTTTATGCAACACATTGCAGCTTGGGAAATTGATATATGTTGATATGTTGGAAGAAGCGTGGCCGGTGCCTGTGCTTAGAGGTATAAACCCTCTCCTAGGTCGACTTTCTTCTGTCGGACACCATGAAGATCTCTTATCCATTGATAGGTTTGTGGATTTTAAAGGGGTGTCTGATTTACTATTTGTAATGGAGAAGAGAAGTAGCGTGGAGAAGAAACAACAACCGACATTTCGCTCCTTGAAGGCCTCTAAGATTCACCCAATGGAAAAGCTCCCAAGGGTATGCAAGTTTGGAAATGGTGATGCTGAGAAGGAAATATGTGAGGTACCAAAACGGTCGAGAAAAGTGAAATCAAGATGTATAGAGAGTGATTCTGATAGCacaatatcttcttcctccttaaGGAGAAGAAGCTGGACTGGACCCGAAGCTATAGATTTCCCACTTGTCAAGCATGGGATAAAACCATCCGCAAGGCGCAGTCGTAGTGCACAT GTTTCTCCAGTTCGTTCTACAAGAAGTGGTTCAGATGACAATTCAAGTTGCAACATAAAAAGAACAATTAGTGATGATCTAGCTTGGAAATTAAGTAGAAACTCCAGCATTAGGAACTCAGTGGCAACAAAAAATTGTGAGCAATCCTTAGATCCTCCAGTGATGGTTAATTTAGACGTTGATAGTAAATATTCAGAAAGTATTATACAATGGAACTCCCTTCCTCCAATATTAGTGACTCTTGGAAAG GAAATTTTGACGCACAAAAGTGTTTCTTTGCTTGCTGCAGTGGATGCATTGCAAGATGCTTCTATTGCCGAGAGATTACTGAAAACCCTAAG TACATACTCAGAGCTCCAGTCATCCGAAGGGGAGGAACATCAACCATCAATTAATAAGTTCTTTGATATGCAAGACTACTTGGTTCAGACTCGACTAATTGCTCAGTCATTGACCAACGTCAGTCCACTCAGAGATGATGATACAAATCCTGAAAACCTTGgttccatcaaggaaacattAATGCTTGCAGTAGACCGGAAGAAAAATGCAACGTCATGGATTAAAGCAGCGATATCATATGATCTTTCCCCATCTTTTTCTCTTGATAATGTTTCAGTCAAGGCTAGAAATCCATCCGGTAAATCAAATAGGAACCATG TTGCAAACTTTGAAAAGTCCTTGCATGATGAATGTAAGAGGTGGTTTTTTGCTACCTTCGAGAGTTACCTGGATGAGGTTAGAAGCAAAACTGATCTAATGGAATCTGATAGTCAAATAGCTGAGACTATGTGTCAGATTAAGAAAGTTGGGGACTGGTTAGATGTGATTGTCAGTAAAGAGGATTCTGATTTGGAAATTTATGGGAGAATCAAGGAGAAGATATATGGGgtacttttgaagaatgtggAAAGGACTGCTGTGGCTATTGAACAAATGAATGCAATATTCAATATAGGCAATTAG
- the LOC126782262 gene encoding LOW QUALITY PROTEIN: probable beta-D-xylosidase 5 (The sequence of the model RefSeq protein was modified relative to this genomic sequence to represent the inferred CDS: inserted 9 bases in 6 codons; deleted 1 base in 1 codon), with the protein MKNQVLLSLSLSLLVYLLIVPIVAQQFACDAKASTSQFPVCNTSLPYEDRAKDLVSRLTLHEKVQQLVDTSTGVSRLGVPKYGWWSEALHGVSNVGRGVTRFNATVPGATSFPAVILSAASFNESPWLRMGQVVSTEARAMYNLGLAGLTFWSPNANVFRDPRWGRAQETPGEDPLVVSNYAVNYVKGLQDVGDNHASGDKLKVSSCCKHYIAYDVDNWKGVDRFHFDAQVTKQDMEDTYQPPFKSCXSSVMCSYNKVNGIPTCADPDLLQGVVRGQWGLDGGYIVSDCDSVEVYYDAIHYTQTPEDAVALALKAGLNMNCGDHLGKYTENATXKKVDESVVDQSLIYNYIVLMRLGFFDGDPKLFDFGNLGVSDVCCDEHKALALDAAKQGIVLLDNNGALPLSQFSINNLVIIGIWTIGPNANANAAEAMISNYAGIPCSYTSPLQGLRKYVSTAKYEPGCSNVKCADESLIEAAAQTAASADTVVLVMGLDQSIEAEGLDRENLTLPGFQEKLVXRVVDATDGTVILVIMSAGPIDVSFAKXLNKVGGILWVGYPGQDGGDTIAQVIFGDYNPAGKSPFTWYPQEYVDQVPMTDMNVRANSSRNYPGRTYRFYTGKTIYEFGHGLSYSTFSKFIMSAPSTLLIKHKLLXENLAFDLVVGVMNKGPIDGSHVVLAFWKPPSSQGLIGAPNLQLVGFERVEVKNGETKSLTMRVDVCKGLNLVDTEDTEGKRKLVTGQHTILXGSPGEQQVKHYLNVRRAG; encoded by the exons ATGAAGAACCAAGTTCTCTTGAGTCTTTCACTTTCACTACTAGTATATCTCCTAATAGTCCCCATTGTAGCTCAACAATTTGCATGTGACGCCAAAGCTTCCACTAGCCAGTTTCCCGTGTGCAACACTTCTCTGCCTTACGAGGACCGAGCCAAGGACTTGGTCTCACGCCTCACTCTCCATGAAAAGGTCCAGCAACTAGTGGATACCTCCACAGGTGTATCTCGCCTAGGCGTGCCTAAATACGGGTGGTGGTCGGAGGCCCTCCATGGTGTTTCAAACGTCGGCCGAGGCGTGACTCGGTTTAATGCCACGGTGCCTGGTGCCACGAGTTTCCCTGCAGTAATTCTATCAGCGGCGAGTTTTAATGAATCCCCTTGGTTGAGGATGGGGCAAGTTGTGTCAACCGAGGCTAGAGCCATGTACAATTTGGGTCTAGCCGGGTTGACATTTTGGAGTCCTAACGCCAATGTGTTCCGAGACCCGAGATGGGGTCGAGCGCAAGAGACACCGGGGGAGGACCCCTTAGTGGTGTCAAATTATGCTGTGAACTACGTCAAGGGTCTCCAAGACGTTGGTGATAACCATGCCAGTGGTGACAAGCTCAAGGTCTCAAGCTGCTGCAAGCATTACATTGCCTATGATGTTGATAATTGGAAAGGTGTTGATAGATTTCACTTTGATGCTCAG GTTACAAAGCAGGACATGGAGGATACGTATCAGCCACCATTCAAAAGCTG CAGCAGTGTCATGTGTTCTTACAATAAGGTGAATGGGATTCCCACCTGTGCTGACCCAGACCTGCTTCAAGGTGTAGTCAGAGGCCAATGGGGTCTAGATGG CGGATATATAGTTTCTGACTGTGATTCTGTGGAAGTTTATTACGATGCGATCCATTATACTCAAACACCTGAGGATGCAGTAGCCCTGGCCTTGAAAGCAG GTCTAAACATGAACTGTGGAGATCATCTAGGGAAGTACACAGAGAATGCAA TGAAGAAAGTGGACGAATCTGTAGTTGATCAGTCCTTGATATACAACTACATAGTCCTCATGAGGCTTGGCTTCTTTGATGGTGATCCGAAACTGTTCGACTTCGGAAACCTTGGGGTATCGGATGTTTGCTGTGACGAACATAAAGCGTTGGCACTTGACGCTGCTAAGCAGGGCATAGTTTTGCTAGATAACAATGGAGCTCTCCCTCTGTCTCAATTTTCTATTAATAATTTAGTCATAATTGGA ATTTGGACAATTGGACCTAATGCTAATGCTAACGCCGCTGAGGCCATGATAAGCAACTATGCTGGAATACCATGTAGCTACACTAGTCCTCTACAGGGGCTACGAAAATATGTATCGACCGCGAAATATGAGCCCGGGTGTAGCAATGTGAAATGTGCGGACGAGAGCCTCATTGAGGCAGCCGCTCAGACTGCTGCTTCAGCTGATACCGTGGTGTTAGTAATGGGGCTTGATCAGTCCATTGAAGCAGAAGGGCTAGACAGAGAGAACTTGACTTTACCAGGGTTTCAGGAAAAGCTTG AGCGAGTTGTTGATGCAACAGATGGAACAGTCATTCTGGTCATTATGTCAGCTGGTCCAATTGATGTTTCTTTTGCTA ATTTGAACAAAGTTGGAGGGATTCTATGGGTTGGATATCCAGGTCAAGATGGAGGAGATACCATAGCTCAAGTCATATTTGGAGACTATAATCCAG CTGGGAAGAGTCCTTTTACATGGTATCCACAGGAGTACGTAGACCAAGTGCCAATGACAGATATGAACGTGAGAGCCAACAGTAGTAGAAACTACCCTGGAAGAACATATCGATTCTACACAGGAAAAACCATCTATGAGTTTGGACATGGGCTAAGCTATTCAACCTTCTCCAAGTTTATAATGTCTGCACCTTCTACTCTACTCATCAAGCATAAACTACT AGAGAACTTGGCATTTGATCTTGTTGTTGGGGTGATGAATAAAGGGCCAATAGATGGCTCCCATGTGGTGCTCGCTTTCTGGAAACCACCAAGCTCACAAGGGTTGATTGGAGCACCAAATTTGCAGCTTGTCGGTTTTGAAAGAGTGGAGGTGAAGAATGGAGAGACTAAGTCATTGACAATGAGGGTGGATGTGTGCAAGGGACTGAACCTTGTGGATACTGAAGACACTGAAGGGAAAAGGAAATTGGTCACCGGGCAGCACACGATTCT AGGCTCTCCTGGTGAGCAACAAGTGAAGCATTACCTCAATGTTAGGCGCGCTGGCTGA
- the LOC126782263 gene encoding uncharacterized protein LOC126782263, whose protein sequence is MEGLIPYFLHAIKKQRPQHKFRSFSGSNSNRSYQLLATGNDSLEGSSHRRTRSEFPAPAAADLFQQQSELEFAHSRSYKEEGGASAGGASLPGGSKKGFYPYRAASRKYK, encoded by the coding sequence ATGGAGGGTTTGATTCCTTATTTTCTCCACGCCATCAAGAAGCAAAGGCCTCAGCACAAGTTTAGGTCATTTTCCGGGAGCAACTCCAACCGAAGCTACCAGCTCCTCGCCACTGGTAATGACTCCTTAGAGGGTTCATCTCATCGCCGGACACGATCTGAATTCCCAGCTCCGGCCGCTGCTGACTTGTTCCAGCAGCAATCGGAGCTTGAGTTTGCTCATTCCCGGAGCTACAAGGAAGAAGGTGGTGCTTCTGCCGGTGGGGCTTCCTTACCCGGTGGATCAAAGAAGGGTTTCTACCCTTACCGAGCAGCTAGCAGGAAATACAAGTGA